In bacterium HR17, the following are encoded in one genomic region:
- the gcvPA gene encoding putative glycine dehydrogenase (decarboxylating) subunit 1 gives MSERRYFPYLPNTDDDRAEMLRAIGAKSVDDLFADIPAELREKATLNLPPALSEPELMRHLRSLAAQNIPLGELQDDLVPRPPSLVPFLGAGIYDHYIPSAVQHITSRNEFYTAYTPYQAEASQGTLQATFEYQSLICDLTGMEVSNASLYDGASALAEAVLMAHSINGRQKVLLPKTLHPHWTQVIKTYAAGMKLQFVEVPYLPDVGVSDVEFVRKQCDDQTCCVIVQHPNFFGCLEPVNELETMAHRVGALFIVAFDPISLGVLKPPGEYNADIAVAEGQSLGLPPSFGGPLLGIFTCKKEFIRKMPGRLVGETVDAKGQRGFVLTLQVREQHIRRERATSNICTNQALCAITAAAYLALMGKQGIRQVAELCTQKAHYLAEQLQNIGIPLLFNAPFFKEFAVKLPVDPKQLNKSLISKGFLGGLPLRRYYPELENGWLLAVTEKRTKTEMDAFVQAVKAFKLG, from the coding sequence ATGAGCGAGCGACGCTATTTCCCCTACTTGCCCAACACAGACGATGACCGCGCTGAAATGCTGCGCGCCATCGGTGCAAAAAGCGTTGACGATCTGTTCGCCGATATTCCCGCTGAGTTGCGAGAGAAAGCGACACTCAATTTACCTCCTGCATTGAGCGAACCGGAACTGATGCGTCACCTTCGTTCCCTCGCCGCTCAAAACATACCGCTCGGTGAGTTACAAGATGATCTTGTCCCTCGTCCCCCGTCCCTCGTCCCGTTTCTCGGCGCTGGCATTTACGACCACTACATCCCTTCTGCCGTCCAGCACATCACCAGTCGCAACGAATTCTACACCGCCTACACGCCCTACCAAGCGGAAGCGTCGCAAGGGACGCTGCAAGCGACTTTTGAGTATCAGTCGCTTATTTGTGACTTGACAGGCATGGAAGTATCCAACGCGTCGCTTTACGATGGCGCTTCTGCTTTGGCGGAAGCGGTTCTGATGGCGCACAGCATTAACGGGCGGCAGAAAGTTCTTTTGCCCAAGACACTGCACCCCCATTGGACACAAGTTATCAAGACCTACGCTGCGGGCATGAAACTTCAATTCGTTGAAGTGCCTTATTTGCCTGATGTAGGTGTGTCCGATGTTGAATTTGTGCGGAAGCAATGTGACGATCAAACTTGTTGTGTTATCGTTCAGCACCCGAACTTTTTCGGTTGCCTTGAACCTGTGAACGAATTGGAAACGATGGCGCACCGAGTTGGCGCATTGTTCATCGTCGCTTTTGATCCCATCAGTTTGGGAGTGCTGAAACCACCTGGCGAATACAACGCCGACATTGCTGTCGCTGAGGGGCAGAGTTTGGGTTTGCCACCGAGTTTCGGTGGACCGCTTCTGGGGATTTTCACTTGCAAAAAGGAGTTCATCCGCAAAATGCCCGGGCGACTGGTCGGCGAAACGGTGGATGCGAAAGGGCAGCGAGGGTTCGTCCTGACTTTGCAAGTTCGCGAGCAACACATAAGACGCGAGCGGGCAACCAGCAACATTTGCACGAACCAAGCCTTGTGTGCCATCACCGCTGCAGCCTACCTAGCCTTGATGGGCAAACAGGGCATTCGTCAAGTGGCAGAACTTTGCACGCAGAAAGCCCATTACCTCGCAGAGCAACTTCAAAACATCGGCATACCGCTCCTGTTCAACGCCCCATTTTTCAAAGAATTCGCCGTCAAGTTGCCTGTTGATCCCAAACAACTCAACAAGTCCCTCATCAGCAAAGGCTTTCTCGGTGGCTTACCGTTGCGTCGCTATTACCCCGAACTTGAAAATGGCTGGCTTCTCGCCGTCACAGAAAAACGCACAAAAACCGAAATGGATGCCTTCGTTCAAGCGGTGAAAGCATTCAAGTTGGGGTAG
- the gcvH gene encoding Glycine cleavage system H protein, with amino-acid sequence MAELRFPDALLYSPTHEWVRVENDRAVIGITDYAQSELGDVTYLELPKIGDRVQAGQPFGVIESVKADEELFAPVSGTVAAVNQNAIDHPEIINDDPYGDGWLIVVEMSDPDELKSLMSAEQYRRMLEQEGRL; translated from the coding sequence TTGGCGGAGTTGCGGTTTCCCGATGCATTGCTTTATTCACCGACGCACGAGTGGGTGCGCGTGGAAAACGACCGCGCTGTCATCGGCATCACCGATTACGCCCAAAGCGAACTGGGCGATGTCACCTACCTTGAGTTGCCTAAAATCGGCGATCGCGTTCAAGCGGGGCAACCCTTTGGCGTGATTGAGTCGGTTAAAGCCGACGAAGAATTGTTTGCACCCGTTTCGGGCACCGTCGCTGCCGTCAATCAAAACGCTATTGACCATCCCGAAATCATCAACGATGACCCTTACGGCGATGGCTGGCTCATCGTCGTGGAGATGAGCGACCCTGACGAACTCAAATCGCTGATGAGCGCCGAACAGTATCGGCGCATGTTGGAGCAGGAGGGGCGATTATGA